The Musa acuminata AAA Group cultivar baxijiao chromosome BXJ1-3, Cavendish_Baxijiao_AAA, whole genome shotgun sequence genome window below encodes:
- the LOC135627716 gene encoding pre-mRNA-splicing factor 38-like — MANRTDPAAKSIHGTNPQNLVEKILRSKIYQNTYWKEQCFGLTAETLVDKAMELDHLGGTYGGSRKPTPFMCLILKMLQIQPDKEIVVEFIKNDEYKYVRVLGAFYMRLTGSVTDVYRYLEPLYNDYRKLRLKLSEGKFCLTHVDEVIDELLTKDYSCDIALPRVQKRWTLEACGLLEPRRSALEDDFEEEEEKEEEEQAMDSVEDDTHEKNYYRGRSPIRERDRDRRRDRQYRDRDYERDYGRGRERDRDRDRDRDRERDRDKDRDRDRDRERDRHRLRDDRDYGRERERERDREGRERERRDRERGRRRSRSRSRSRDRRDRDHEDGDHRKRRTRGSVSPRRRPEDDGSTRDEPKKKKEKKEKKSDGTDHPDPEIAEANRLRASLGLKPLK, encoded by the exons ATGGCGAACCGGACGGACCCGGCGGCGAAGAGCATCCATGGAACGAACCCTCAGAATCTCGTGGAGAAGATCCTGCGCTCCAAGATTTACCAGAACACATACTGGAAGGAGCAGTGCTTCGGCCTCACGGCGGAGACTCTCGTCGACAAGGCGATGGAGCTCGATCACCTCGGCGGCACGTACGGTGGCAGCCGCAAGCCCACCCCCTTCATGTGCCTCATATTGAAGATGCTCCAGATCCAGCCCGACAAGGAGATAGTCGTTGAGTTCATTAAGAACGACGAGTACAA GTACGTTCGGGTTCTTGGGGCGTTCTACATGCGGCTCACAGGGTCGGTGACGGATGTGTATCGATATTTGGAGCCACTCTATAACGACTATCGGAAACTTAGGCTGAAGTTATCTGAAGGAA AGTTTTGCCTGACTCATGTGGATGAAGTCATTGATGAGCTCCTTACAAAGGATTATTCATGTGACATTGCACTACCTCGTGTCCAAAAACG ATGGACCCTTGAAGCTTGTGGGTTGCTAGAACCAAGAAGAAGTGCTTTAGAAGATGATttcgaagaggaggaagagaaagaagaggaggagcaaGCTATGGACTCTGTAGAGGATGATACTCATGAAAAG AATTATTATCGTGGACGGAGTCCTATAAGGGAAAGGGACAGGGATAGAAGACGGGACAGGCAGTATAG GGATAGGGACTATGAACGGGACTATGGTAGAGGACGTGAAAGAGATCGAGATAGAGATCGTGACAGAGATAGAGAAAGGGACAGGGACAAGGATAGGGATAGGGATAGGGATAGGGAGAGAGACCGACATCGGCTTAGAGATGACAGGGACTATGGTCGTGAAAGGGAGAGAGAAAGGGACAGGGAAGGACGAGAGCGGGAAAGAAGAGACAGGGAACGAGGAAGGCGAAGGAGCCGTTCAAGGAGCAGGAGCAGGGACCGCCGAGACAGGGATCATGAAGATGGAGATCATCGCAAGAGGCGAACTCGTGGCAGTGTTAGCCCACGGAGGCGCCCAGAGGATGATGGCAGCACCAGAGATGAGcccaagaagaaaaaggaaaagaaagagaagaagagcgACGGTACTGATCACCCAGATCCTGAAATCGCTGAGGCCAATAGGTTACGAGCTTCTCTTGGGCTGAAACCGTTGAAATGA
- the LOC135627725 gene encoding UDP-D-xylose:L-fucose alpha-1,3-D-xylosyltransferase MGP4-like has product MSLHLRQQQQPQPPPPPSVDPYPLSPRAAVYGMPHRPMSSFLLGRAGLLAVLSLLVLLGVFLPWSSPMAALFSSSSSSHLGDSHGSLSRWKDYTLAQAAAFAARNGTVVVCAVSWPYLPFLNNWLISVARQKRQDQVIVIAEDYATLYEVNRRWPGHAVLVPPAPDSQTAHKFGSQGFFNFTSRRPRHLLHILELGYSVMYNDVDMLWLSDPFPYLKGKHDVYFTDDMAAVKPLNHPHDLPPPGKKGRTYICSCMIFLRPTRGAKEVMRSWIKELQNQPWSVKRKSNDQPAFNWALNKTAGQVDLYLLPQAAFPSGGLYFKNESWVKETKGMNVIIHNNYITGFDKKIKRFKDYGLWLVDDHSHESPLGQI; this is encoded by the exons ATGTCTCTGCAcctgaggcagcagcagcagccgcagccgccaCCGCCGCCTTCGGTCGATCCCTACCCGCTCTCGCCCCGCGCTGCTGTCTACGGCATGCCGCACCGCCCCATGTCGTCCTTCCTCCTTGGCCGCGCCGGCCTCCTCGCCGTCCTctccctcctcgtcctcctcggcGTCTTCCTCCCCTGGTCCAGCCCCATGGccgccctcttctcctcctcctcctcctcccacctcGGCGACTCCCACGGATCCCTCTCCCGGTGGAAAGACTACACTTTGGCTCAGGCCGCGGCCTTCGCCGCCCGGAACGGCACCGTCGTCGTCTGCGCCGTCAGCTGGCCCTACCTACCCTTCTTGAACAACTGGCTCATCAGCGTCGCCCGGCAGAAACGCCAGGACCAGGTGATCGTCATCGCAGAGGACTACGCCACGCTGTACGAGGTCAACCGGAGGTGGCCTGGACACGCCGTCCTTGTCCCGCCCGCTCCTGACTCCCAGACCGCCCATAAGTTTGGATCTCAG GGGTTCTTCAATTTTACATCCCGCAGGCCTCGCCATTTGCTACATATTCTGGAGTTGGGATACAGTGTGATGTACAATGATGTGGATATGCTGTGGTTGTCGGATCCTTTCCCTTATCTGAAGGGGAAACACGACGTCTACTTCACCGATGATATGGCTGCT GTGAAGCCTCTAAATCACCCTCATGATTTGCCGCCTCCAGGGAAGAAGGGGCGCACTTATATATGCAGCTGCATGATTTTTCTCCGTCCTACGAGAGGAGCAAAGGAGGTGATGAGAAGCTGGATCAAAGAACTTCAGAATCAACCATGGTCTGTGAAAAGGAAATCGAACGACCAGCCTGCCTTCAACTGGGCTCTCAACAAAACTGCTGGGCAG GTGGATCTGTATTTGCTACCTCAAGCTGCATTTCCATCAGGGGGTTTGTATTTCAAGAATGAGAGCTGGGTCAAGGAAACCAAAGGGATGAATGTGATTATTCATAACAACTACATTACTGGTTTCGACAAGAAAATAAAGCGTTTCAAAGATTATGGACTTTGGTTGGTGGATGATCATAGCCATGAGTCACCACTTGGTCAAATATAA
- the LOC135627729 gene encoding small ribosomal subunit protein uS8my-like isoform X2, with amino-acid sequence MGRRILNDALRTIVNAERRGKATATLQPISSVIVSFLRIMKDRDFQVFDPHRVGRITVELQGRINDCKALTYRQDLKSRNIEDYRLRMLPTRQWGYVVITTPNGVLDHEEAIRQNVGGQVLGYFH; translated from the exons ATGGGCCGAAGGATTCTGAACGATGCGCTCCGCACGATAGTGAACGCGGAGAGGAGGGGGAAGGCCACCGCCACCCTCCAGCCCATTTCCTCCGTCATCGTCTCCTTCCTGAGGATCATGAAAGATCGAG ACTTTCAGGTTTTTGATCCACATAGAGTGGGAAGGATCACTGTGGAACTGCAAGGAAGGATAAATGATTGCAAAGCCCTTACATACAGACAGGACCTCAAGTCTAGAAACATAGAAGACTACAGATTGCGCATGCTTCCGACACGCCAG TGGGGATATGTTGTAATCACAACACCTAATGGTGTCTTGGATCATGAGGAAGCTATCAGGCAGAATGTTGGTGGTCAGGTTCTTGGTTATTTTCATTGA
- the LOC135627729 gene encoding small ribosomal subunit protein uS8my-like isoform X1, translated as MGRRILNDALRTIVNAERRGKATATLQPISSVIVSFLRIMKDRGYIKDFQVFDPHRVGRITVELQGRINDCKALTYRQDLKSRNIEDYRLRMLPTRQWGYVVITTPNGVLDHEEAIRQNVGGQVLGYFH; from the exons ATGGGCCGAAGGATTCTGAACGATGCGCTCCGCACGATAGTGAACGCGGAGAGGAGGGGGAAGGCCACCGCCACCCTCCAGCCCATTTCCTCCGTCATCGTCTCCTTCCTGAGGATCATGAAAGATCGAG GATATATTAAAGACTTTCAGGTTTTTGATCCACATAGAGTGGGAAGGATCACTGTGGAACTGCAAGGAAGGATAAATGATTGCAAAGCCCTTACATACAGACAGGACCTCAAGTCTAGAAACATAGAAGACTACAGATTGCGCATGCTTCCGACACGCCAG TGGGGATATGTTGTAATCACAACACCTAATGGTGTCTTGGATCATGAGGAAGCTATCAGGCAGAATGTTGGTGGTCAGGTTCTTGGTTATTTTCATTGA
- the LOC135627734 gene encoding probable small nuclear ribonucleoprotein G, whose amino-acid sequence MSRSGQPPDLKKYMDKKLQIKLNGNRVVVGTLRGFDQFMNLVVDNTVEVNSNEKNDIGMVVIRGNSVVMIEALEPVART is encoded by the exons ATGAGCCGATCGGGTCAACCCCCAGATCTCAAGAA GTACATGGACAAGAAGCTACAAA TAAAATTGAATGGTAACCGAGTTGTGGTTGGCACTCTCCGTGGGTTTGATCAATTTATGAACCTTGTTGTTGACAATACAGTGGAGGTGAATAGCAATGAGAAGAACGATATTGGCATGGTG GTCATTCGAGGAAATAGCGTGGTCATGATTGAAGCTCTCGAGCCAGTCGCCAGAACTTAA
- the LOC135627736 gene encoding small ribosomal subunit protein uS3x-like — MATQMSKKRKFVADGVFFAELNEVLTRELAEDGYSGVEVRVTPMRTEIIIRATRTQNVLGEKGRRIRELTSVVQKRFNFPENGVELYAEKVNNRGLCAIAQAESLRYKLLGGLAVRRACYGVLRFVMESGAKGCEVIVSGKLRAQRAKSMKFKDGYMISSGQPVNEYIDSAVRHVLLRQGVLGIKVKIMLDWDPKGKQGPTTPLPDLVTIHPPKDEEEYIKPSPVVAPEIAIA, encoded by the exons ATGGCGACACAGATGAGCAAGAAGCGTAAG TTTGTGGCGGATGGGGTGTTCTTTGCGGAGTTGAACGAGGTGCTGACGAGAGAGCTTGCGGAGGATGGCTATTCAGGCGTCGAGGTCAGGGTTACGCCCATGCGGACGGAGATCATCATTCGGGCGACGCGCACCCAGAACGTTCTTG GTGAGAAGGGCAGGAGGATCAGGGAATTAACGTCGGTGGTGCAGAAAAGGTTCAACTTTCCTGAGAATGGTGTTGAGCTCTACGCCGAGAAGGTGAACAATAGGGGGCTGTGTGCCATTGCTCAGGCCGAATCACTCCGTTACAAGCTTCTCGGAGGTCTTGCTGTGAGGAG GGCCTGCTATGGTGTCTTGAGGTTTGTCATGGAGAGTGGTGCAAAAGGATGTGAG GTGATTGTAAGTGGAAAACTTAGGGCCCAGCGTGCTAAATCAATGAAGTTCAAGGATGGATACATGATTTCTTCTGGTCAGCCAGTCAATGAATATATTGACTCTGCTGTGAGGCATGTTCTCCTTAGACAG GGTGTTCTTGGAATCAAGGTCAAGATTATGTTGGACTGGGATCCAAAGGGAAAGCAAGGACCTACCACTCCTCTTCCAGATCTGGTCACCATTCATCCCCCAAAGGACGAAGAAGAATACATCAAGCCATCACCGGTGGTGGCTCCAGAGATAGCGATAGCATGA